Proteins encoded within one genomic window of Haloferax volcanii DS2:
- a CDS encoding AIR synthase family protein — translation MGKLSPADLDRYVFSRTGAPNDDLLVGAGYGEDAAAVATGEGTMVVSTDPISLAAERIGTLGVAIASNDVAACGGVPEWLVSTVLLPELDVDLLDDITAQLDAEAERLGISIVGGHTETVAGLSRPLLSLTCMGPTDRYVPTSGAEPGDAVILTKGAGVEGTAVLATDFRADLDAASVEPAATDRAAGFFDDISVLPESAVLAPAATAMHDPTEGGVLNGLVELACASGVRIEVDGDDVPVRPETRALCEAMGVDPMRILGSGALLAAVPEGEADDALAALEREGIEATVVGTVEAAGDGAGSNADADSTAPAAGVVYDGTHYADGVEDDMYDLWN, via the coding sequence ATGGGCAAACTCTCACCTGCGGACCTCGACCGCTACGTCTTCTCGCGGACGGGGGCCCCCAACGACGACTTGCTCGTCGGGGCCGGCTACGGCGAGGACGCCGCCGCCGTCGCCACCGGCGAGGGGACGATGGTCGTCAGCACCGACCCCATCTCGCTCGCCGCCGAGCGCATCGGCACCCTCGGCGTTGCCATCGCCAGCAACGACGTGGCCGCCTGCGGGGGCGTCCCCGAGTGGCTCGTGAGCACCGTCCTCCTCCCCGAACTGGACGTTGACCTCCTCGACGACATCACGGCCCAACTCGACGCGGAGGCCGAACGACTCGGCATCAGCATCGTCGGCGGCCACACCGAGACGGTCGCCGGGCTCTCCCGACCGCTCCTCTCGCTCACCTGCATGGGTCCGACCGACCGCTACGTCCCGACGAGCGGTGCGGAACCCGGCGATGCGGTGATTCTCACCAAGGGAGCCGGCGTCGAAGGGACGGCCGTCCTCGCCACCGACTTCCGCGCCGACCTCGACGCGGCGAGCGTCGAACCCGCGGCCACCGACCGCGCCGCGGGCTTCTTCGACGACATCAGCGTCCTCCCCGAGTCGGCGGTGCTCGCGCCCGCCGCGACCGCGATGCACGACCCGACCGAGGGCGGCGTCCTCAACGGACTGGTCGAACTCGCCTGCGCCTCGGGCGTCCGAATCGAGGTCGACGGCGACGACGTGCCCGTCCGCCCCGAGACGCGGGCGCTCTGCGAGGCGATGGGCGTCGACCCGATGCGGATTCTCGGCTCCGGCGCGCTCCTCGCGGCGGTCCCCGAAGGCGAGGCCGACGACGCGCTCGCCGCTCTCGAACGCGAGGGTATCGAGGCGACGGTGGTCGGAACCGTCGAAGCGGCGGGCGACGGCGCGGGTTCGAACGCGGACGCGGACTCGACCGCGCCGGCCGCGGGCGTCGTCTACGACGGGACGCACTACGCCGACGGCGTCGAAGACGACATGTACGACCTCTGGAACTGA
- a CDS encoding pyridoxal-phosphate-dependent aminotransferase family protein has product MLMTPGPTAVPPRVRDRLSEPMPNPDIEQSFFDTYDEVCEKLGRVYDTDDDVVVMGGEGILGLEAAIASTVAPGDDVLCISNGLYGDGFADFVESYGGEPTLVGADYTDPLDLAGVEAALDDGEFAVATMVHCETPTGTLNDIAPVLELLSDHGVLTIVDAVSSLGGAPVPSEHIDINLGASQKAFSSPPGLTTAAVSDRAWEAVEERDPDSLYTNLLPWRDTSEGFPYTHLGANVAALDESLSMLLEEGLDAVYERHEEAAAHCRERGAGLGLDIYPDAERSSPTVTAFHLPGEAKRVQAELESEHDIVLATGLAGLADDILRVGHMGYNADVEKVDRVMDALEEISPMK; this is encoded by the coding sequence ATGCTGATGACACCCGGCCCCACGGCCGTCCCGCCGCGGGTCCGCGACCGGCTGAGCGAGCCGATGCCGAACCCCGACATCGAGCAGTCCTTCTTCGACACCTACGACGAGGTCTGCGAGAAACTCGGGCGCGTCTACGACACCGACGACGACGTGGTCGTCATGGGCGGCGAGGGCATCCTCGGCCTCGAAGCCGCCATCGCCTCCACGGTCGCCCCCGGCGACGACGTGCTCTGCATCTCGAACGGCCTCTACGGCGACGGCTTCGCCGACTTCGTCGAGAGCTACGGCGGCGAGCCGACCCTCGTCGGTGCCGACTACACCGACCCGCTCGACCTCGCTGGCGTCGAAGCGGCGCTCGACGACGGCGAGTTCGCTGTCGCCACGATGGTCCACTGCGAGACGCCGACGGGCACGCTCAACGACATCGCGCCGGTGCTCGAACTGCTCTCCGACCACGGCGTGCTGACCATCGTCGACGCCGTCTCCTCGCTCGGCGGCGCGCCCGTCCCGAGCGAGCACATCGACATCAACCTCGGCGCGTCCCAGAAGGCGTTTAGCTCGCCGCCGGGGCTGACGACGGCCGCCGTCAGCGACCGCGCGTGGGAGGCCGTCGAGGAGCGCGACCCCGACTCGCTCTACACGAACCTCCTCCCGTGGCGCGACACCAGCGAGGGCTTCCCGTACACCCACCTCGGCGCGAACGTCGCCGCCCTCGACGAGTCGCTGTCGATGCTCCTCGAAGAAGGGCTCGACGCCGTCTACGAGCGCCACGAGGAGGCCGCCGCGCACTGCCGCGAGCGCGGAGCCGGCCTCGGACTCGATATCTATCCCGACGCCGAGCGCAGTTCTCCGACGGTGACGGCGTTCCACCTCCCCGGCGAGGCGAAACGCGTCCAAGCCGAACTCGAATCGGAACACGACATCGTCCTCGCGACCGGGCTCGCCGGCCTCGCAGACGATATCCTCCGGGTCGGTCACATGGGCTACAACGCCGACGTGGAGAAGGTCGACCGCGTGATGGACGCGCTAGAAGAGATATCCCCGATGAAATAA